In Aegilops tauschii subsp. strangulata cultivar AL8/78 chromosome 3, Aet v6.0, whole genome shotgun sequence, one genomic interval encodes:
- the LOC109776793 gene encoding uncharacterized protein — MTRHRRSSSVLAVLEDDDLLWEILLRLPPQPSSLPCASVVSNRWRRLVTDPRFLHQFYKHHQKPPLLGVFKYSEGIVFAPVLDPPDRIPPARFDIVRYGGHRDDDDSVFRFPIENNVLGCRHGLVLVGDYLWRKFVVCDPITSEQCPVAAPSELWGECFNGAVLCVDRNKGHVHGACHSTPSPFKVVLVSMYREYTENYGQPIARVYSSETNTWSSLISIEVSHNKCSHIRPSTLVGNVLYWPLHNWGDNILEFDFDTQNLTVIKGPPSMNDSGNFQII; from the coding sequence ATGACCCGCCACCGCCGCAGCAGCTCCGTGCTGGCCGTGCTGGAAGACGACGACCTCCTCTGGGAgatactcctccgcctcccgccgcaGCCGTCCTCCCTTCCATGTGCCTCCGTCGTCAGTAACCGGTGGCGGCGCCTTGTCACCGATCCCAGGTTCCTCCACCAGTTCTACAAGCATCACCAAAAGCCGCCCCTCCTTGGCGTCTTCAAGTACAGCGAAGGTATCGTGTTCGCTCCAGTTCTGGACCCTCCCGACCGTATCCCTCCCGCACGCTTTGACATTGTACGGTATGGCGGCCACCGAGATGACGATGACAGCGTGTTCCGCTTCCCTATTGAAAACAATGTGCTTGGGTGCCGCCACGGCCTTGTCCTTGTTGGGGACTATTTGTGGAGAAAATTCGTTGTGTGTGACCCCATCACCAGCGAGCAGTGCCCCGTGGCCGCCCCTTCGGAATTGTGGGGTGAGTGCTTCAATGGGGCGGTGCTCTGTGTTGACCGCAATAAGGGCCACGTGCACGGCGCATGCCATTCGACCCCCTCCCCATTTAAGGTGGTCCTGGTGTCCATGTATAGAGAATACACAGAGAATTATGGACAACCCATCGCTCGTGTTTACTCCTCGGAGACTAACACGTGGAGCAGTCTCATCTCTATAGAGGTTTCACATAATAAGTGTTCTCATATTCGTCCTAGCACCCTTGTTGGTAATGTCCTTTACTGGCCTTTACATAATTGGGGAGACAACATACTTGAGTTTGATTTTGACACGCAGAACCTTACCGTGATCAAGGGGCCTCCCAGTATGAATGATTCCGGCAACTTTCAGATCATCTAG